The Bombus vancouverensis nearcticus chromosome 17, iyBomVanc1_principal, whole genome shotgun sequence genome has a window encoding:
- the LOC117165148 gene encoding putative fatty acyl-CoA reductase CG5065 — MDTVNEETNENRSTKGLNKTNSLEKFYASNGIFVTGATGFLGKALLEKLIRMCPHIATIFILIRPKINETIEQRFKKLIDDPIYDDIKAKHPSVLSKVYPVKGDVSLPDLGLSREDRNLLLEKVNIVFHVAATVRFNEPLHVAINVNTKGTTRVIELWNELMHPISFVHVSTAYSNANLHEIEEKVYTTSLKPSEVIDMCDKFDKTSITEIEKKILKTYPNTYTFSKNLAEQIVASKCKGLPVAIVRPSIIGASLEEPCPGWIENISGFTGTFLLISRGCATAIRGRRDAISDIVPVDFVVDMIICTAWHVTLHRDHEVKVYNCTSNACPFKWGQMRNAIVKCSTETPLNDTLWYPGCPMIANRYIYQVRSIIPHVLPAFVIDIFLRLRGSKPIMMKLLLNGNKLFTMIAYFVMHEWTFQRDNCSDLVRKVKMLNDGDMVKLDLRDMDWGKYVAIYLMGIRKFILKQEFKSAARQRLSRLYWIHQITKISGIMILLWIVYRIVY; from the exons ATGGATACAGTCAATgaagaaacaaatgaaaatcgGAGCACTAAAGGTTTGAATAAGACGAATTCTCTCGAGAAATTCTACGCCAGTAATGGGATCTTTGTAACTGGAGCAACCGGTTTCCTTGGAAAAGCTCTTCTGGAAAAACTGATCCGCATGTGTCCACACATCGCTACCATTTTCATACTAATTCGTCCAAAAATTAACGAAACCATAGAACAACGATTTAAGAAGCTCATTGATGATCCC ATCTACGATGACATCAAAGCAAAACATCCCTCAGTTTTGAGCAAAGTTTATCCCGTGAAAGGTGACGTGAGTCTGCCAGATTTAGGTCTTTCGCGAGAAGATAGAAATCTGTTGTTAGAGAAAGTAAACATAGTGTTTCACGTCGCGGCCACTGTGAGATTCAACGAGCCGTTACACGTGGCTATTAATGTGAATACGAAAGGTACTACTCGCGTCATCGAACTTTGGAACGAACTGATGCACCCGATTAGCTTCGTCCACGTTAGCACCGCCTATAGTAATGCGAATCTACATGAGATTGAGGAAAAAGTTTATAC CACGAGTTTGAAACCTTCAGAGGTGATCGATATGTGTGACAAATTCGACAAAACGTCCATCAccgaaatagaaaaaaagattttaaaaaCTTATCCAAACACATACACATTCAGTAAGAATTTAGCAGAGCAGATTGTAGCAAGCAAGTGCAAAGGTCTACCAGTTGCGATAGTGCGGCCAAGCATAATTGGTGCTTCTCTGGAAGAACCATGTCCTGGTTGGATAGAGAATATTTCTGGATTTACAG GTACCTTTCTGCTAATCAGCAGAGGATGTGCAACAGCGATACGAGGTAGGAGAGATGCAATATCGGATATAGTGCCTGTGGATTTCGTAGTCGACATGATAATATGTACTGCATGGCATGTCACGTTACATAGAGATCATGAAGTTAAAGTTTACAACTGCACGAGTAACGCATGCccttttaa ATGGGGTCAGATGAGAAATGCCATTGTGAAATGTAGCACAGAAACGCCACTGAACGATACGCTATGGTACCCGGGTTGTCCAATGATAGCTAATAGATATATTTACCAGGTTCGGAGTATAATTCCGCATGTTTTGCCTGCGTTCGTCATAGATATATTTTTAAGACTCCGAGGTAGTAAACCAAT AATGATGAAACTTCTCCTAAATGGCAATAagctgtttacaatgatagcataTTTTGTCATGCACGAATGGACTTTCCAAAGGGATAACTGTTCTGACTTAGTGAGAAAAGTGAAAATGTTGAACGACGGCGATATGGTCAAACTAGATTTACGGGATATGGATTGGGGGAAGTACGTTGCAATTTACCTGATGGGAATTAGGAAATTTATTCTGAAACAAGAGTTTAAGTCAGCAGCCCGACAACGGTTATCAAG GTTGTACTGGATACACCAGATCACTAAAATATCCGGTATAATGATCTTACTATGGATAGTATACCGTATCGTGTACTGA